The Xanthomonas rydalmerensis genomic interval CATCAGCATCGAAGGCAAGATCGAGGGTACCGGCCACATCCGCATCGCCGGCAAGTTCAAGGGCGACGTCAACGTGCAGGGCGATCTCACCATCGAGACCGGCGCCAAGCTCAGTGGCGGCGTGCGCGCCGACAAGGTGGTCATCGCCGGCGAGCTGGAGGGCAACATCGAATCGGCCTCGCGGGTGGAGCTGCTCGCCTCCGGCGCACTGATCGGCGACGTCAAGGCCGGCTCGCTGACCGTGGCCGCCGGCTCGCGCATGCGCGGCCAGGCCGACTTCGGCTGGGACGACGACAAGCACGCCCGCAAGGGCGGCAAGCCCGCGGAGTCCGACGCCGGCGCATGAGCAGCCCGCGTCCCGGCAGTCCGGGGACGACCCGGACCTGCCCGCACTGCAAGGCCACCATCCTCGAAAGCGCCAGCGTCTGCCCGGCGTGCAAGCACCACCTGCGCTTCGATTCGGCGGTGCTGCAGCAGTCGGCGCCGTCGGCGTTGGTGCCGCTGCGGGTGGAGGGCAGCATCCGCCATCCGGACGACGGCAGCGCCTGGGAATACACCGTGCTGGTCAGCATCCGTAACGGCCGCGGCGAGGAGATCAAGCGCCAACTGGTCGGCGTCGGCGCCATGCTCGACGGCGAGGAG includes:
- a CDS encoding bactofilin family protein translates to MSIWKDQGPARKDGLPPVPGNGALPPEPRPPGDAAPGEPLAAVAAAAPAARAPAPAPAAKESLIAADISIEGKIEGTGHIRIAGKFKGDVNVQGDLTIETGAKLSGGVRADKVVIAGELEGNIESASRVELLASGALIGDVKAGSLTVAAGSRMRGQADFGWDDDKHARKGGKPAESDAGA